The following are from one region of the Gemmatimonas sp. UBA7669 genome:
- a CDS encoding PEP-CTERM sorting domain-containing protein, translating to MRAAFTGALLFLATATTASAQVTFSSTSGAPDQGFAPQQLLVNFNGGPYNGVSFSGDYSILPGSVSGAAAPAGVNSGFFAVPNVNGDANGSAIIDFQGFLATQSITSLSFYWGSIDTYNKLEVLDQNLNVINFTGGANAGFLTGEDVATNANGNQTISDTNRRLFLDFTNAGNFRALRLTSNGRAFEIDDIAVAVPEPGSLALLGAGMMGLVGVARKRRG from the coding sequence ATGCGCGCAGCATTCACGGGTGCCCTGCTTTTCCTCGCCACGGCCACGACGGCCTCGGCGCAGGTGACGTTCTCCTCCACCTCGGGCGCACCCGACCAGGGTTTTGCGCCCCAGCAGCTGCTGGTGAACTTCAACGGCGGCCCGTACAACGGCGTGTCGTTCAGCGGCGACTACTCCATCCTGCCCGGTTCGGTCTCGGGCGCCGCGGCGCCGGCCGGTGTGAACAGCGGCTTCTTTGCCGTGCCCAACGTGAACGGTGATGCCAATGGTTCGGCCATCATCGACTTCCAGGGCTTCCTGGCCACGCAGTCGATCACCTCGCTGAGCTTCTACTGGGGCTCGATCGACACGTACAACAAGCTCGAAGTGCTGGACCAGAATCTGAACGTGATCAACTTCACCGGCGGCGCCAACGCGGGTTTCCTGACTGGCGAGGACGTGGCGACGAACGCGAACGGCAACCAGACGATCTCGGACACGAATCGTCGCCTGTTCCTCGACTTCACAAACGCCGGCAACTTCCGCGCGCTTCGCCTGACGTCGAACGGCCGGGCGTTCGAGATCGACGACATTGCCGTGGCGGTGCCGGAGCCGGGTTCGCTGGCGTTGCTGGGCGCGGGGATGATGGGGTTGGTTGGCGTGGCGCGGAAGCGGCGGGGCTGA
- a CDS encoding amidohydrolase, giving the protein MLRLLPSSPRLVASRSASRAAAFASLALPLAIGGVRAAGAQPAGAQAAAPADLIVTNGRIYTADDTRPLVEAFAVRGGRIVFTGSQREAAMLRGPSTQVVDVEGRTVIPGMVDAHAHFNNLAKKLRSVDLVGTKSYDEVIARVVERAKSTPKGSWIIGRGWDQNAWGNTNFPTHEALSAATPDHPVLLERIDGHAQLANATAMRVAGLTAAAKDPSGGKIMRDAKGQPTGVLIDRAENLVSGKVPEPTLDEWRSMHKDATRLMHRWGLTGMHDAGASRKMIELYEDMAQKNELDLRLYIMISDDSAALRHYFAMGPRSALHDGRVWVRAVKLYADGAMGSRGAALLEPYSDDPNNTGLLLSPATHIREVAEAGLKAGFQINTHAIGDRGNRVVLDAYEKALASVPRADHRFRVEHAQILHQDDIPRFAQLGVIPSMQASHQTSDMYWIGKRLGNTRLLGAYAWQSLLKSGVVIPNGSDFPVEEVNPLISFHASIARQDARNWPEGGWYAEQRMSREDALRSMTLWPAYAGFQEKDMGSITPGKYADFVVLSQDIMRVPVEMVLETRVEATWVGGKVVYSAGGR; this is encoded by the coding sequence ATGCTCCGCCTTCTGCCGTCCTCCCCTCGCCTGGTGGCCAGTCGCTCGGCCAGTCGCGCCGCGGCCTTTGCCAGTTTGGCGCTTCCGCTCGCAATCGGCGGCGTTCGTGCCGCCGGCGCCCAACCCGCAGGTGCGCAGGCTGCAGCCCCCGCCGACCTCATCGTCACCAACGGCCGCATCTATACGGCCGATGACACCCGGCCCCTGGTGGAGGCCTTTGCCGTGCGCGGCGGCCGCATCGTGTTCACCGGCTCGCAACGTGAGGCGGCCATGCTGCGCGGTCCGTCCACGCAAGTGGTGGATGTTGAGGGCCGCACCGTCATTCCCGGCATGGTGGACGCGCACGCGCACTTCAACAACCTCGCCAAGAAGCTGCGCAGTGTGGACCTCGTGGGCACGAAGAGCTACGACGAGGTCATTGCCCGAGTGGTGGAGCGTGCCAAGAGCACACCCAAGGGCTCGTGGATTATTGGTCGCGGCTGGGATCAGAACGCCTGGGGCAATACCAACTTCCCCACGCACGAGGCGCTGTCGGCGGCCACGCCCGATCACCCGGTGCTGCTCGAACGCATTGACGGTCACGCGCAGCTCGCCAACGCCACCGCCATGCGCGTGGCAGGGCTGACTGCCGCGGCAAAGGACCCGAGCGGCGGCAAGATCATGCGTGATGCCAAGGGCCAGCCCACGGGCGTGCTCATTGATCGCGCCGAGAATCTGGTGAGCGGTAAGGTGCCCGAGCCCACGCTCGACGAATGGCGCAGCATGCACAAGGACGCCACCCGTCTCATGCACCGCTGGGGTCTGACGGGCATGCATGACGCGGGCGCGTCCCGCAAGATGATCGAACTCTACGAAGACATGGCGCAGAAGAACGAGCTCGATCTGCGTCTGTACATCATGATCAGCGACGACTCGGCGGCGCTACGACACTACTTCGCCATGGGACCGCGCTCGGCGTTGCACGACGGCCGCGTATGGGTGCGCGCGGTCAAGCTGTATGCGGATGGCGCGATGGGTTCGCGCGGCGCGGCGCTGCTCGAGCCCTACAGCGATGACCCGAACAACACGGGACTGCTGCTCTCACCGGCCACGCACATTCGCGAAGTGGCCGAAGCAGGACTCAAGGCCGGTTTCCAGATCAACACGCACGCCATTGGCGATCGTGGCAACCGCGTGGTGCTCGACGCGTACGAGAAGGCGCTGGCCAGCGTGCCGCGCGCCGATCATCGCTTCCGTGTGGAGCATGCGCAGATCCTGCATCAGGATGACATCCCGCGGTTCGCGCAGCTGGGTGTGATTCCCAGCATGCAGGCCAGTCATCAGACCAGCGACATGTACTGGATTGGCAAGCGTCTGGGCAATACGCGCTTGCTTGGCGCATACGCGTGGCAGTCCCTGCTCAAGAGCGGCGTGGTGATTCCCAACGGCTCGGACTTTCCGGTGGAAGAAGTGAATCCGCTCATCTCCTTCCACGCGAGTATCGCGCGGCAGGACGCGCGCAATTGGCCCGAGGGCGGCTGGTATGCGGAGCAGCGCATGAGCCGGGAAGACGCGCTGCGCAGCATGACACTCTGGCCGGCGTACGCGGGATTTCAGGAGAAGGACATGGGGTCGATCACGCCGGGCAAGTACGCGGATTTTGTCGTGCTGTCGCAGGACATCATGCGGGTGCCGGTGGAGATGGTGTTGGAGACGAGGGTGGAAGCGACGTGGGTTGGTGGGAAAGTGGTGTACTCGGCGGGGGGGCGGTGA
- a CDS encoding PEP-CTERM sorting domain-containing protein yields the protein MRVRSLASLAAAALFAANTLGAQAPTSSATSGYLDFVGAKSGAPTVNGTSIATGPYNAKFGTSAADAAGKTAFDVYCFDWLSNAGDGKVVILTFTDLVNQNGAVATGLYNKLTGAAGASNTLSLGTLNSAAWLTSNMSSGAQNLWDEQHVALWNLFWKDGAGSPGMPGEGNYRGITDPNNTGGALYWYNQAVANSGYDASSYRIFAPVDAQGNFVNNRQVFMGQVTEVPEPASLALVVVGLVGLGAARRRKR from the coding sequence ATGCGCGTTCGTTCCCTTGCCTCGCTTGCCGCTGCCGCCCTGTTCGCCGCCAACACCTTGGGCGCCCAGGCCCCCACGTCGTCGGCCACGTCGGGCTATCTCGACTTTGTTGGCGCCAAGAGCGGAGCGCCGACCGTCAACGGCACCAGCATTGCCACCGGTCCCTACAACGCCAAGTTCGGGACCAGCGCGGCCGATGCCGCGGGCAAGACGGCGTTCGACGTCTACTGCTTTGACTGGCTGTCCAACGCCGGCGACGGCAAGGTGGTCATCCTCACGTTCACTGACTTGGTGAACCAGAACGGCGCCGTGGCCACGGGTCTCTACAACAAGCTCACCGGTGCCGCGGGTGCGTCCAACACGCTGAGCCTCGGCACGCTCAACTCGGCCGCGTGGCTGACAAGCAACATGAGCAGCGGCGCACAGAACCTGTGGGATGAGCAGCACGTCGCGCTATGGAACCTGTTCTGGAAGGACGGCGCCGGCAGCCCGGGCATGCCCGGTGAAGGCAACTACCGCGGCATCACCGACCCCAACAACACCGGTGGCGCGCTGTACTGGTACAACCAGGCCGTCGCCAACAGCGGCTATGATGCGTCCAGCTATCGCATCTTCGCGCCGGTCGACGCGCAGGGCAATTTCGTGAACAACCGTCAGGTGTTCATGGGTCAGGTGACGGAAGTGCCCGAGCCGGCCAGCCTCGCGCTCGTGGTGGTGGGCCTCGTCGGACTCGGTGC